The Ignavibacteriales bacterium genome contains the following window.
ATAATTTCCTCCTGGTTGATAAATGTTCAACAATCGCTGTTTGTGGGTGGTCTAATTTTACGATAAAATACAACATTATCCCCCAAACGAGCCATCCGATTGACGCCGGATAAATTTGAGAGATGATCGCATGGATAACGCTTATTAATCCAGCTAAAATTAGACTGAAAAAGAAAATTCGGGCTACAATTCGATGTATTTTATTTCCAAACATAGCATAAACAATATGCCCACCATCCAATTGACCTACTGGCATAAGATTAAGTCCTGTTACAAACAACCCGAACCAACCGACACATAAATACGGATAATGATAAATCTCATTCATCGGGGGAAAAAACACGGATTTTGGTATAATTTTTTCAAATATCGTGAATAATAAAGAATCACCGAAATATAATCCGTTGGAAGGAATAATATTCAGCGCCTGATACTCAGGGTGGATAGTAAAGATATAATCTTTTTGCGGGAGGGTGAAAAATCCCAAAACCAGAAAAATGATGCTCACACAAAATCCGGCGATGGGACCCGCAATGCCAATATCAAATAAGGCAGATGTTGTACGAGGGGTTGATTTCATTCTTATCAAAGCTCCCATAGTCCCGAACGGATTTATCAAAAACGGTGGTGCAGGGATGAAATAAGGCAGTGTTGTTTCGACATTATGAAATTTTGCAGCGAAATAATGCCCGAATTCGTGGCTGAGTAGAAAAATAAGAATAAAAGATGAATATTGAATCCCGGATGAAAAATTTGACAGTTCTAAAGGATCTTGATTTAACCATTGTACGCCGGCTAAAGTTGTAGTCAAAAATGTAGCTAAAAATAAAATACCGTAGAGAATTAGGTGATAAATTTTCGTTTTTTTATTAATCATCGGGATCTGTTCAGGGGGGCAAAAAAAAGCCCTGAATTACAGAATTCAGGGCTTAAATAATTAGATTCTTTGTTACGGTTTTGGTGAATCCGGAAGTAGTGGGATGGTACTCTTCGGTTTTGGTGAATCTGGTAACAATGGAATTGTACTCTTCGGTTTCGGTGAATCCGGAAGTAGTGGGATAGTACTTTTCGGTTTCGGTGAATCCGGAAGTAATGGAATCGTTGAAGCGAATGAAATAAGGATATTCGCTACTAAAACCATCAATATTGTAATAAATATTGCTCTAAATTTTTTAAACATGATACATCTCCTTATAATTGTGTCGTAAATTAATTTATTCTAGCCTAAATGGGGGTATCGAAGGAAAATTTACTTATCAAATATAGAATGAATGAGGTTTCCTATCAATAAAAATCTTGAAATTTCGCTAAAAATTATTACGAATATTCGTTTGTGAGATATATCACCTTTTTATTTATATATAAAATTATTTGCGAATGCCCTTGACATATCAACGGCTTTTGTATATATTCTAGTATTAAAATATCAACGAATATTAGCGAGAATAATGCGTCAAAGTTTCAAAATTATATTGATTTGGGGAATGATCCTTTTTATTTATTTTGTATCACTCTCTCTTTTTTCTACATCAACGTCCCCGTTCTCCGCTCATATTAATCAATTAGTTCAATCGTTACTTTTTATCATATCTATTTTTATTCTTCTAAAAGAACCAAATCGTAGAAATCGATTTATATTTTTAAATTTTGCAATATTCTTTAGCTTGTCATTATTTTCTTTGGGATATGATTTCATTCATAGAGATTTATTTATTCAAAAATATTCTCGGCATATATATTTACAATATGTATCAATTGCGTATATTACTCTGAATTCTTTCGCAGTGGTATATTTAGTTATTGATTTACTCTTCCGAGAATTTAAAGTGTTTCAAAAATATTTATGCACCACGTTTATCATCGGCGCAGCTACCCTACTCGTATTTTATCCTTATTTCAGCAATCCAAAATATTTATATGAAACGAATGATATTAAACAGTATAAAACACTCGATGATTTTGTTCAAACTCATCGTTCAGATATAGGATCGAGCGGGCTTGATATAGCATTGCAGGTGACATTAAAATCATGGTCTGATGGTCATGAAGTTGCTGAGTTATTACCTGAGGAGAATTTAAAAAGAATTCAGAGTTTAATACCTTATCTCGAAAAGGATAATTGGAGAATACTACTGTGGGCTCCACTTTACAGACAAATTATTTATATCGAAGTATTAATCATCGGTTTCATACTTCTTTTTTTTGGATACCAATATAAAAAAGATCCACCTCAAGGTGCATATATAGATAAAATTATGTTTCTTGTTTTGCTATTAAGTTCCATGGACATTATTCATAATTGGGGTTTTATTAAAAGTGTTGAGTGGGGATCTATGACCGAATTGTTTACAATCGGTCAGTATATAACGGTATTTGCAGAGCTCATGATGGTTCTGTTTTTTGCCTTGCGACTCAAGTTTATTAGTTCAGTTCAAGGTGAATTTTATGAAACCGAAATTGCAACACATCCTGAGAAAGTTAGCAGATGGAGAGATTGGGTAGATAATTTGGTACTTGCTCAATTTTTTAACTATAAGATTTTTAATGGTAGATTATTTCAGAATCCTTCTGGAAAATAGGTCAATTGCGAATGTATTATTGAGAGGTTAAAATGGAAAAAGAAATTAAAACAAAAAATACTGAAGAGCAGAAAACAACCGGTATGGAATATCCAATTATTGGCAAAAGTCGATCCATAGAACAACTTATCAAGCAAATCAATTCGCTCGCAAAAACTCGTCGTGATGTTTTGGTAATCGGGGAAGCTGGTATTGGAAAAGGGGCGGTTGCAAAAAATATTCATTCAACCGGCAGCCAAGAAGGCGAACACAAACCGTTCATGTCAATTAACCTCTCAGTGCTCGATGATAAAGAATTAGAAGCTGTGCTGTTCGGTTATGAGCGTGGTGGTGATGGATTGCCATACTCTACTAAACGTGGTCTATTCGAGTTGGCTAATGGTGGTACCGTTCTTATCGAGGAAATCGAGGAAGCCAGCTTTCGGAATCAGATGAAAATTCTCTCATTCATGAATGAAAGGGCAACACGCCGCATCGGCAGTGTGAAAGCAGAACCGATAGATATCAGATTGATTGTAACCGTAAAGGAGGATCCAAGAATTCTTGTTGAAAAAAGAAAATTGATGGATGATTTAGTCATTAAGATGAACGATTTCGACAGGATTGTGATTCCACCGCTCAGGGAAAGACCTGAAGATATTCCTCTTCTTATCAAACATTTTGCGAATGAATTGTGTCATGAACTTGGAATTGGTGAACTGGTAATAGATATAAATGCGATTGATGTTTTAGTTAGGCAAACATGGCGCGAGAACATACGTGAACTGAAAGCCGTCGTCGATAAATCGGTTCTCTTTTCAAACAGCGGTCGTTTTATGCTTCCACCCGAGCTCGTGGATGAAAAGACCGAAGTTGTAAAAATGATTAACAACATTGCAAATGGGCAAGATTTTATTCTCGATCGTTCTCTTGATGCGATAGAAAAAGGTATTATTGAAAGGGCGTTACAAAAATTCGCATTTAATCAATCGCGCGCCGCCTCTTTTTTGGGTATGACAGAACAAACTCTCCGCTATAAGCTTAAACGTCTTAATATAGCGAGTGCAAGAACACGCGTTTAATATCTAACAAATATTTTAGTACATTGCCCTTCCATTCCGAAGGGCATTTTTATTTTATGTAAGAGATCTTTTTTTCCAGACCACGTTTCGACTAAAAAATGCGATAAATGGAATAACTAAAACATATATCAAGAAATACAGTAAAAATGGGAATACAAATTTAAAATATTTCCTTACTCTGAATCGTCCTAATATTTTTTCAAGAAAAATCATTTCTCCAATACTTGTTATTACAAATGCAACCGCTGTAATTTTAGGATCCAGGAAAAATAATGATATCAGTATAAGAAACTTAGCCATCCACCCAACAAACATTATCAAATATCCTCTCAAAATCATATCGGTGCCACCAACACCCCACCGTTTTTTTTGACGATATAATTGTTCCCAGCTTTTACAGGCACTGCTCTGTACTAAACAATTTGGTTCAAGAGGGAATTTAATTTTGTACTCCGTTCGTTGTAAGATCGATTGAACCAGGGCATAATCTTCTGTTACACTGAATGGAATATCCTTGTAACCGCCAACCTCTTTGTATGCTTGCATTCTTATGGCAAGATTATTTCCAATCGCAGTTAATGGAATCTTTAAACCCGATGTTGCAGATGCAAGCCCGAAAAGAAATAACCAATCGAGTGCCTGGATCCCCTCGAATGAACGATTTGCGTTTAACAACGTGAATCCACCCACGATACCTGTATCATCACCGAAATATTTTACAGTTTCCTTTACCCAGTTTTTTGGTACGCGACAATCGGCATCTGTGAATAATACTATTTCACCTATCGCTGTTTCCATACCCTGGGCAATCGCATTTGCCTTTCCGCGTAGATTCCCGGTGCCAGTCGTGGTTGTGACCATTCTAAGATTTCTTCCGGTATGAGCAAATGATTGAACTATTTCCGGTGTTTTATCAGTCGATGAATCGTTGACGATAATAATTTCAAATTTATTTTCGGGATAATCGATTTTAAGAAGGGATGTTATGCAATCACCTATGAATTCCTCTTCATCGCGGGCGGCAACCATTATAGTTACATAGGGTTCATACCCGAGTTGTTGTGAAAGATGATCCGATTTCCAAATCCCTATTCGTAGGATTATTAGTTCGATCAGATATATTCCGATTGCGGTAAAAAGTATAATCAACAGCATTAAAAATGATTTTATGAATTCGATGGTTAATGTAAAAAAACATTTCCATCAAAACAATTTTAAGTTGGAATTACACTCGGATTCCATTATATTTATCGTTATGAAAACGCCTCTCGTAATAGGTATTGCCGGTGGAACAGGATCGGGTAAAACCACTGTAACAAAAAAAATCCTGAATTCACTTGATCCAGCTAATGTCGCTGTGCTTCGTCATGATTATTATTACAAAGATCTATCTTCTTTTGGTTCTCTATCACCACAAATGATAAATTTTGATCATCCCGATGCGCTTGAAACCTCACTCCTAATCGAACATCTTCGGGAATTACGATCAGGTAAACCTATCAGACAACCTAACTACGATTATACAACTTACAAACGATTAGATGCTATCTCTGTTATTGAACCAACTGGTGTAATCATCGTTGAAGGAATTCTGATATTCCTTGAGAAAGCATTACGCAAATTAATGGATATTAAAATCTTTGTAGATACCGATGCCGATGAGAGACTTCTACGTCGATTAAAGCGTGATTTATTAGAGCGTGGTCGGTCGATTGAGTCGGTAATGGAACAATATATCTCCACCGTTAAACCGATGCATCTTGAATTCGTTGAACCGTCAAAGAGATGGGCGGATATTATCATACCCGAGGGTGGCGAAAACGAAGTTGCGATAGATATGGTTGTAGTCAAGATTCGAGAGATGTTAGCCCGGAATCCAAAATAATATTTCCCCCTAATTTTGCATGCCGCCTTGTTAATATGGTATTTGATTCCCACCTCTTAATTTGGTATATTTTTTCAAATTTATATTAATTTCTCCCAATCTAATGACAAAAAATTTATCCGGCATCGGTTCACAGATATCTGCATTGCGCACCAATTATAATAAAACGATTCTACCGAACGGGCTTCGAATTGTAACTGAAGAAATTCCTTATGTTCGGTCTGTTTCGGTTGGGGTTTGGATTGATGTTGGATCGCGCGATGAAATTGAATCGACTAACGGAATTACTCATTTCATTGAGCATATGGTATTCAAAGGAACGAAACGATTCAACAATCAGCAGATTGCGCGAAGTTTGGAATCTGTCGGCGGATATTTGAACGCTTTCACAACCAAAGAACATACTTGCTTCTATGCACGGATTTTAGATGAACATGTAGAGCGAGCGTTAGATGTAATTTCAGATTTAATTCAACATCCAACACTCAACATCAAAGAGATTGAAAAAGAAAAATTGGTTGTTTTGGAAGAACTTAAAAACATCGAAGATGATCCCGACGATTTGATTCACGATGTTCTTGACAAAAATGTCTATAGGAAACATTCTCTAGGTTATCCTGTCATTGGAATTGCTGAAAATATTAAGAGTTTTACCCGGGTGCAAATGTTGGAACACATTCAAAACCACTTTACTCCCGACAAAATGGTTATTGCTGCTGCAGGCAATCTGGATCATAAAGCATTTACAGATCTGGTAGCAAAATACTTTATACTCAATTCTAAAAAGAAATTTAGTTCGAATCGTGATCAACATCCGGGGAAGAGTTTCTTAAATACAGAAACGATTGAGAGGCCAATTAATCAAGCGTACGTTTGTATCGGCACCCGCAGTTATAGTATCCACAGCAATATGCGGTATCCGTTGTTGTTGATGAATACAATTTTAGGTGAAGGGATGAGCTCGCGCTTGTTTCAGAACATCAGGGAAAAATATGGTTTTGCTTATTCAATCTTTTCATTTGTCAACCTGTTAAGCGATACGGGTATATTCGGTGTTTATGTAGGTACAGATAACCATAACATCGAACGGTCTCTTGATTTAATATATCGGGAATTGGATAAATTGAAGGATAAGGAAATTAGTAAAGCCGAAATATCGCGAACGAAAGCTCAGATGAAAGGCAGTTTAATGCTTGGGCTTGAAAATATGTCGAACCGAATGATGCGGCTTGGCAGCGGTGAGTTATACTTTAACCAGTATATTTCTCTTGATGAGGTAATTAAAAATATAGATGCGATAAATGCGGACAATGTGCTTGATATCGCGAATAAGTTATTGCACAAAGAAAAATTCTCCACGGTAATATTCAAACCAAAAAAAGAAAATTAATTTCGATTATACTAAAGTGAATTGATACCGCTCAATGATTTCTTAAAACCGATTCTTGTTGCGTCTTTATGATTTTAAGAAGATGAGTGAAAGGAATTTTATGATATATAAATCGTCACTAAATCCTAATCTATTAATCGCTGAGTACGCGGTGAGAGGACCGATAGTAATCAAGGCACAGCAACTTGAAGAGCAGGGAAAGAAAATAATATACTGCAATATCGGGAATCCTCAGGCACTAAAGCAAAGACCTTTGACCTATATCCGGCAGATGTTAAGCTTGGTTGAATACCCTGAACTGATGAACCAATCTGAAATAGTAAGAAGCTACCCGCGTGATATTGTCGCGCGGGCGAAAGAATTTTTAAAAAAACATCCGCATGGAACCGGCGCATACACGCAAAGCGCAGGTATACCTTTCATCAAACAGGCTGTTGCAGACTTTATCAGTAAGCGCGATGGCATTTCTACGAATAAAGATTACATAATTCTAACAGATGGCGCAAGTAAAGGTGTTCAGGCGGCGTTGATGGCGCTTCTGAAAGCACCTCAAGACGGATTTATGATTCCGATTCCTCAATACCCTCTTTACAGCGCAAGCATTTCTTTGTATGGCGGAAAACAAATCGGTTATTATATTGATGAGACGGGACGCTGGCAATTAAATAAAAATATCCTGGAAACGAGCATCGCAAAAGCAAAAGCCGATGGAATCAATCCTGTAGCTATTGCAGTTATTAATCCCGGGAATCCGACCGGCGCGATTCTCTCATTGGAAAATATCAAAATGATAATCGAGTTCGCGAAAAAATATTCACTCTCGATTCTCGCCGACGAGGTTTATCAGGAGAATGTATATGATAAGGAAGTGAAATTCCATTCACTTGCCAAAGTGATGCACCTGATGGGTGAGAAGGATGTTTCTCTATTCAGTTTTCACTCTGTCTCCAAAGGATTTCTTGGAGAATGCGGACACCGTGGAGGTTATACCGAATTCAGAAACATCCCTGCCGATGTCATGGCTGAATTAGTAAAACTCCAATCTATCAGTCTTTGCGCGAATGCGGTTGGGCAAATTGCAACCTACCTCATGGTTGCGCCACCTCAGCCGGGTGATGATAGTTATGATTTGTATGTCAAAGAGAGAGATTATATTTTAAATGAATTAAAAACAAAGGCAGAAATCTTAGGAAGAGATGTCAATAAAATTCCCGGTATGTCGCTTGAAACTCCACAAGGTGCCATGTACGCTTTTGTGAAGTTTGAACTTCCTCATGATCGGAAAATAGTTCTTGATAAAATGAGTGAAGAAGAAAGAATAGCTTATGAGGCGAAGCGGGATTCCGATTATTGCATGGCGTTGCTTGAAGAGACAGGAATTTGTGTTGTTCCCGGGTCCGGATTCGGCCAGATCACAGGTACTCTCCATTTCAGAACAACATTTTTACCACCCAAAGATGAAATCCAAGAATTTGTGGAAAAGTTGAAGAATTTTCATATAATATATACTAATCGTTTGGCTGATTCTTATAAATAAATTTTCTAGTAATTCGAAAGATATAAAGAATATAATATTTCATGGTAAAAATTACGATAGACGAAAAATTATTCGAGGTTGAAAACAATCTTACCATAATCCAGGCGGCACGGCAACATGGCATTCACATTCCGCATTTTTGCTGGCACCCGAAGTTGAGTGTCTCAGGCAATTGCAGGGTTTGTTTGGTGGAAGTTGAAAAAATGCCAAAGCTCGTTATTGCGTGTTCAACTCAGGTAGCAGATGGAATGATTGTTCGCACAAACTCTGATCGGGTGCAGAAAGCACGGAACGCGGTTCTCGAATTCATACTGATAAATCATCCTCTCGATTGTCCGATCTGTGACGAAGCGGGTGAATGCAAACTCCAGGATTACGCATATAAATATAGCGTCGGTGAAAGTCGTTTCGAATTCGATAAGGTGAGAAAACCGAAGCGTGTTGAACTTGGACCAAATGTTATGCTCGACACCGAACGGTGCATAATGTGTTCACGTTGCATACGTTTCTGCGATGAGATTGCTAATAAACCGCAGTTGGTATTTACACAGCGCGGAGATCATGTTGAGTTAACTACATTCCCCGGCCAAAAACTTGATAACGATTACTCAATGAATGTAATCGATCTGTGTC
Protein-coding sequences here:
- a CDS encoding site-2 protease family protein — translated: MINKKTKIYHLILYGILFLATFLTTTLAGVQWLNQDPLELSNFSSGIQYSSFILIFLLSHEFGHYFAAKFHNVETTLPYFIPAPPFLINPFGTMGALIRMKSTPRTTSALFDIGIAGPIAGFCVSIIFLVLGFFTLPQKDYIFTIHPEYQALNIIPSNGLYFGDSLLFTIFEKIIPKSVFFPPMNEIYHYPYLCVGWFGLFVTGLNLMPVGQLDGGHIVYAMFGNKIHRIVARIFFFSLILAGLISVIHAIISQIYPASIGWLVWGIMLYFIVKLDHPQTAIVEHLSTRRKLLGLFSLVIFILSFSPIPFIDIP
- a CDS encoding sigma-54-dependent Fis family transcriptional regulator, with amino-acid sequence MEKEIKTKNTEEQKTTGMEYPIIGKSRSIEQLIKQINSLAKTRRDVLVIGEAGIGKGAVAKNIHSTGSQEGEHKPFMSINLSVLDDKELEAVLFGYERGGDGLPYSTKRGLFELANGGTVLIEEIEEASFRNQMKILSFMNERATRRIGSVKAEPIDIRLIVTVKEDPRILVEKRKLMDDLVIKMNDFDRIVIPPLRERPEDIPLLIKHFANELCHELGIGELVIDINAIDVLVRQTWRENIRELKAVVDKSVLFSNSGRFMLPPELVDEKTEVVKMINNIANGQDFILDRSLDAIEKGIIERALQKFAFNQSRAASFLGMTEQTLRYKLKRLNIASARTRV
- a CDS encoding glycosyltransferase; protein product: MLLIILFTAIGIYLIELIILRIGIWKSDHLSQQLGYEPYVTIMVAARDEEEFIGDCITSLLKIDYPENKFEIIIVNDSSTDKTPEIVQSFAHTGRNLRMVTTTTGTGNLRGKANAIAQGMETAIGEIVLFTDADCRVPKNWVKETVKYFGDDTGIVGGFTLLNANRSFEGIQALDWLFLFGLASATSGLKIPLTAIGNNLAIRMQAYKEVGGYKDIPFSVTEDYALVQSILQRTEYKIKFPLEPNCLVQSSACKSWEQLYRQKKRWGVGGTDMILRGYLIMFVGWMAKFLILISLFFLDPKITAVAFVITSIGEMIFLEKILGRFRVRKYFKFVFPFLLYFLIYVLVIPFIAFFSRNVVWKKRSLT
- the udk gene encoding uridine kinase, which codes for MKTPLVIGIAGGTGSGKTTVTKKILNSLDPANVAVLRHDYYYKDLSSFGSLSPQMINFDHPDALETSLLIEHLRELRSGKPIRQPNYDYTTYKRLDAISVIEPTGVIIVEGILIFLEKALRKLMDIKIFVDTDADERLLRRLKRDLLERGRSIESVMEQYISTVKPMHLEFVEPSKRWADIIIPEGGENEVAIDMVVVKIREMLARNPK
- a CDS encoding insulinase family protein, which produces MTKNLSGIGSQISALRTNYNKTILPNGLRIVTEEIPYVRSVSVGVWIDVGSRDEIESTNGITHFIEHMVFKGTKRFNNQQIARSLESVGGYLNAFTTKEHTCFYARILDEHVERALDVISDLIQHPTLNIKEIEKEKLVVLEELKNIEDDPDDLIHDVLDKNVYRKHSLGYPVIGIAENIKSFTRVQMLEHIQNHFTPDKMVIAAAGNLDHKAFTDLVAKYFILNSKKKFSSNRDQHPGKSFLNTETIERPINQAYVCIGTRSYSIHSNMRYPLLLMNTILGEGMSSRLFQNIREKYGFAYSIFSFVNLLSDTGIFGVYVGTDNHNIERSLDLIYRELDKLKDKEISKAEISRTKAQMKGSLMLGLENMSNRMMRLGSGELYFNQYISLDEVIKNIDAINADNVLDIANKLLHKEKFSTVIFKPKKEN
- a CDS encoding aminotransferase class I/II-fold pyridoxal phosphate-dependent enzyme, with protein sequence MIYKSSLNPNLLIAEYAVRGPIVIKAQQLEEQGKKIIYCNIGNPQALKQRPLTYIRQMLSLVEYPELMNQSEIVRSYPRDIVARAKEFLKKHPHGTGAYTQSAGIPFIKQAVADFISKRDGISTNKDYIILTDGASKGVQAALMALLKAPQDGFMIPIPQYPLYSASISLYGGKQIGYYIDETGRWQLNKNILETSIAKAKADGINPVAIAVINPGNPTGAILSLENIKMIIEFAKKYSLSILADEVYQENVYDKEVKFHSLAKVMHLMGEKDVSLFSFHSVSKGFLGECGHRGGYTEFRNIPADVMAELVKLQSISLCANAVGQIATYLMVAPPQPGDDSYDLYVKERDYILNELKTKAEILGRDVNKIPGMSLETPQGAMYAFVKFELPHDRKIVLDKMSEEERIAYEAKRDSDYCMALLEETGICVVPGSGFGQITGTLHFRTTFLPPKDEIQEFVEKLKNFHIIYTNRLADSYK